Sequence from the Candidatus Hydrogenedentota bacterium genome:
GAAAGGCGGCGCGCTGGAGCAGCCCCGCGAATACCTCTACTGGGATTACGGCCACTGCCGTGACCGCTACGACCAGGCCGTCCGCATGGGCCGCTGGAAGGGTATCCGCCTCGGCAGCGGCGGAAAGATCCAGCTCTACGATCTGGAAAAAGACCTCGGCGAAACCAGCGACCTCGCCGAAAAACATCCCGACATCGTCCAACGGATGGAGGAACTCATGCGGGAGGCGGTCACGCCCAGCCCGAGATATCCCGTCGGCGTGGAATACAAGGGGAAACCCCTCTGGAAGAAGGCAACGCACGGGCCCGCTGAGGTCAATAAGCGGCAGCCGAAAGCCCTGAATACGCAGGCCGAGTAACCATGCGGTTTCTCAGTCTGTCCGAAAAGGGTGAAGGCACTCGCGGGGAAGGAAGACAAGGCAGGCGGGACGCCTGCGCTACGGGGATGACAGACGGCAGCCGATGCCGTAGCGCAGGCGTCCCGCCTGCCTTGTCTTCGGTCCTGTGCGCGGTGTTCGATCCCGTATTTTCCGCCATGGTCCTGAAAATTGCCCGCCCGCCTTTCCGGAAATCGGAAAGGCAATTTGGTATCATGGGGCTCATGTTGGAGGACGGATCATGAAAGAACCCAAGCGGGGGGCCCTGCGCAATGACTGAGGCGGCGCTGTATCTGGGCGCGCGGGATTCCGGGCGGGCGGAGGCCGTGGACGGGCTGGTGGCCGCATGCTGGGGGCGCGCGGCGCTGGTGGTGCCGGTGCGGGCGATGGCCGCGGCGCGGATGGAGGCGCTGCTGCTGGGACGGGGGCTGCCGGGGGTGTTCGGCGCGCCGGTGCGGGAGTTTAACGACTGGGTGCGGGACCTGTTGGCCGCGCAGGGGCGGGAGGTCCGGCTGGTGGACTCGCTGGAGCGGTCGCTGGTGATGGAGGCGTGCGTGGACGCCCTGGCGCGCGAGGGAAAAGTGCCGGGGGGCGGCGCGCCGCGTTTTCCGGCGGGGCTGGTGCGCCATCTGCTGGCGGCGGTGACCAAACTCAAGCAGGCGGCGGTGACGCCGGAGGAACACGCGAAGATCACCGCCGGGGAGTGGGACGCCTTTCTGGCGGAGGCCTATGCCCGGTATCAGGCGGTGCTGCTGGGGCGGGGGCTCTATGACATTCCCGGGCTCTACTGGGAGGCCTGCCTGCTCTGCGACGGGGACGGCCCCGTCCGCCTGCTGGGGGGGCTGGAGCTGGTCGCGCTGGACGGATTTGACGACTTCACCCCGTCGCAGCTGCGGCTGGTGCTGGCGCTGGCACGGCGGGTGCCGCACCTGGTCGTCGGGCTGAACCACGACCCGGACCCGGAGCTGGAGGACCTGTACTCCCTGTCCGCCGCCACGGTGGAGCGGCTCCGCGAGACGCTGCACCCCGCAGAACGGTTCTTCCCCTCCCCCGCTCCGGCCACCTTCACCGGCTTCGCCGCGACGGCCCTGTTCCGTTCCGAACCGCCCGAAGCGGCCCCGGCGGGACTGGCCCGGAATCTCCGGCTGGCGCCGCGGCTGAACGTCCAGCACGAGATCGAGGAGACGCTGCGGGAGATCAAGGGGCTGCTGCTGGAGGGTGCCACGGCCCCGTCGCGGGTGGCGGTGGTGCTGCCGGACTACGCGGAGCACGCGGCCGCCGTGGAGTGCGCCGCGGCGGAATTCGGGGTGCCGGTGCATTCTGTGGGGGGTGTGCCGCTGGCCTCCGGGGGGGTGGGCCTGTTTCTGCGCAAACTGATCCGCGCCCTGTCGGAGTGGGCGGTAGAGGACGTTCTGGAAGTCGTTTCCGCGCAGTGGTTTGCCCCGGAGGGGGCCGCCGCACCGGACACGGCCCCCTTCCCGCGCCTCGCCGCGGCTGCGGGGATCACCGGCGGCCGGGACGAATGGTTTGCGCGGCTGGCGCGCCTGCGCGAACGGCTGGGCCGCCCTCCCGAACCGGACACCGACCGGGTGTCCCTCCCCTTCCCCGCCCTGCCCGTGCTGGCGGCGCTGGAGCGGCGGATGGGCGCGCTGGCGGACCTCGACGACCGCCTGCCGCTTCGCGCGTCGCAGGCGGCGCACACGCGGGCCTTCACCGCGCTGGTGGAAACTCTCGGCACCGTCAAGGCGCCGGAGGTCCCCTCCCCCGCCCTTCGGGCGCTCCACGGCGCGCTGGCCACCCTGTCGCAGACCGGCGACCCGGACCGCGAGCTGGACCGGGACGCCTTTTTCGAGCTGCTCGACCGCAGCCTGTGCGGCGCGGAGTACCGGCGGTCCTCGCCGCCCGACGCAGTGTTCTTCGCCGCGCCGTCCGCCCTGCGCGGGCGGTCCTTCGACCGGGTGTATTTCTGCGGCGCGAACGAGGGCGTGGTGCCCGGCGCGCCGCCGTCCAACGCCTTCTTCTCCGAGCAGGACATCCAGCGGCTGCGCGGGGCCGGGGTGGTTCTGGAGGGCCGCCGCGAGCATGCCCACCGCGAGCGGCTGGTGTTCCACCACGCCCTTGCGGCGGCGGAACGGGACTTCGTCCTTTCGTGGCGGCTTCAGGACGCCCGGGGCCGCGAAGCCCTGCCCGGCCCCTTTGTGACCGGCCTGGGCGACCTGCCGGGGGGCGACTCCCTGCCCAGGGACACCTTCACCCCCGATGAGAGCGTGCCAACGCATGCCCAGGCCGCCAGTCCGCGCGACCTGGCGCGCGCCGCCCTGCTCCGTCCCCTGCCCGCGCTGCGGGAGGCCTTTCCGGAGCTGCTGGCGGGCCCCCTCGACGGCGCGACGGTGGAGCGCGCGCGCAACGACGCGTCGCCCTTCGGCCCGCACGACGGGATGCTGGCGGACCCCGAAGTGAGGGCCTGGCTGGCCGAAAAGTTCGGCCCGGAGCACCGCTTCAGCCCGTCCGCCCTGGAGCGCTGGCTGGCGTGCCCCTTCGCGTTCTTCGCCGAGCGCGTGCTGAAGATCGCGGAGGATGACACAACGCCCGGCGAAATGGACCCGCGCGTGCGCGGAATCCTGATGCACGACGCCCTGCGGATGTACTACGGGTGCCGGCGGGACGGGGAAAGCGCGGAGGGCGAAGGCATCCTGGAGGCGCTGGAACAGGCATTCCAAAACAGCCGCGGCCGCTTGGACACCCTCTCCCCCGGCGTCCTCCAGGCCGAGAAGACGCGCATGGGGCGGCAGCTCGTCCGTTTTCTTGCGCGCATCCGGGGAACGCTCTCCGAAGACTACGCCCCGGCGCTCTTCGAGCAGCCCTTTGGCCGCGCCGAAAATGGGGCCGGCCCCCTGCGCTTGAGTGTGGGTGAGGGGGAGACCGTGCTGCTGTCCGGACAGGTGGACCGCATTGACCTGACCCCGGACGGCGGCGCCGCCCGGATCATTGACTACAAACTCAGCAAGGTGTGCGCGCAGAGTGACATCTCCGGCGGACAGGACATCCAGCTCTCGGTCTACATGCGGGCCGTGGAGGAGCTGATCCGCCCGGGCACCGTGTGCGCCGAGGCGTGGTACCTTTCCCTGACCAAGGACACAGACCGCCGCATCGGCGAGAAGAAGGGGCGTTCCGGCGTGACGCGGGAGGAGGCGCTGGCGGCGGCGGAGAAGGAAATCTCCCGCGCCGTCGCCGGCATCCGCGCCGGAGAGTTTCCCCCCGTCACCCCCAAGGGAAAGGCCCCCTTCGGCGCGACGGCGGCGCGGTTCACCGAGGCGCGCATCGCGCGCAAGACCGGCATGGCCGCGGCGGAAGACGGCGGGGAGGGCGAGGCATGAACTTCACCCCGGAACAGGAACAGGCCATCACCGGAACCGCGCGGCGCATCTGCGTGTCCGCGGGGGCCGGATCGGGCAAGACGCGCATCCTCATCGAGCGCATGCTGCGGCTGCTGGACAGCCCGGAGCTGTGGCCCGAAAAGCGGCCCCGCCTCGACGGCATCGTGGCGCTGACCTTCGCCGACAAGGCGGCGGCGGAGATGAAGGCGCGGCTGCGCAGGGGCTTTGCGGAGAAGGCGAAGACCGCCACCGGCGACGCCCGGAAGTTCTGGCGCGAACTGGTCCGCGAGGCCGACGGCGCGCGCGCCTCCACCATCCATTCCTTCTGCGCGTCCTTCCTCCGCGAGAACGCCCTGCGCCTCGGCCTGAGCCCGGACACGGGCGTCCTGAGCGACGCCGAGAACGCGCTGCTGAAGGAGCGCGTGGTGGCGGAGGTGCTCGACGAGCTGCTGGAGGCGGGCGATGCCGGGGCGGCGGCGCTCTACGTGGAGTACGGCGGCAAGCGCCTGAAGGACGCCCTGCGCTCGGCGATCGGACAGCGGACGGCGCTGCGGGACATCGCCGCCCGGACACCGGACAACGCGACACCGGAAGCCCTTGTTGAAGAGTGGAAGCGCGTGGCCGGAGCCGTGTTCGACCGCGAAACCCTCGCCCTCGCCTCCCCCGCCGCACTGGGGCCGGCGCTGGCGGAATTGAAGGCGCTGGAAACCTGCGTCCTTTATGAAAACGACGGGCGGGCCAAACGCCTTCAGCACGCCGTCGCCCTGCTGGAACGGGTGCTGGCCCCCGGTGCGGAGCCCGGAATAATCCGCGAAGCCCTCGCGGAATTGGGGAAAGCGGGAGACTACAGTCCCAAGGCAAGCGACAAGAAATGGACGGACAGGGCGTCCTATGAGCGGGCGAACACGCTGCTCAACAACCTGCACAAGAGGTTCCAGAAAATCGCATTGCTCGACGCGGAGGGCGATCCGCAGATGGAGCTGGAAACGGCCCGGCGCACGCTGGACTTCCTGTCTATCGCCGAGCGGGTGATCGCGCGCTTCGCCGAGCGCAAGGCCGCGCTGGAGTGCCAGGACTTCGACGACCAGATTGACCAGACCCGCCGCATCCTCGCGGAGGACGGGGAACTGCGCGCGCGCACCGCGCGGGGCATCGCCTTCCTGCTGGTGGACGAGTTCCAGGACACGGACCGCGCCCAGCTCGAAATCGCCAACCTGCTCTGCGACACCCCGGGCGGGCCGTCGCTGTTCATCGTCGGCGACGCCAAGCAGTCCATCTACCTGTTCCGGGGGGCGGAGGTCGGCGTGTTCCGCCAGGCCGGCACGGCGGCGGACCAGCGCGTCGCCCTGGACACCAATTTCCGCTCCACCCCCGGGGTGCTGGAGTTCATCAACGACTTCTTCCGGAAGACCGGGCTGCTCGCCGCCGTGGAGGACTACGGCGGCATGAAAACCCACCGCCCCGCCGCCGGACGGTCGGCCGTCGAGTTTCTCCTGCCCCCGGACACGGAGGAAAAGACGAAGGCCGAAGAGGCCCACAAGACCGAGGCCGCGTTCATCGCCGCGCGCATCCGCGAGATGGTCCACGGCCCGGAACCGCTGACAGTCGGCGATCCGGAGGACCGGCAGCCCGTCCGCTACGGCAACATCGCCCTGCTGTTTCGCCGCTTCACCCAGGTGCACCATTACGAGGAGGCCCTGCGGGCCGCGGACATCCCCTACTGCCTCGGCGCGGGCCGCAGCTTCTACACGCGCCAGGAGGTGCTGGACGTCCTCCACCTGCTCCAGACCGCCTGCGACCCGTGGAACGAGACGGCGCTGCTGTGCTTCCTGCGCGGGCCCTTCGCCGCTCTCAGCGACGACACGCTCGCGCGGATGGCCATGGCCGACCCGCGCAAGGGCGGGCTGGCGCGCGTCTTCCACGGCGGGCAGACCCCCACAGGGTTCCCCGGGGCGGACCGCCTCGCCCGCGCCCGGGAACTCCTGCGGCGGGTGCGGGAACTGCGCGGCGACCCGCCCGGCCCCGCGCTGCGCCGGGCGCTGGAACTGAGCGGCGCGGAGGCCGTGTGCCTCGGCCAGTACCAGGGAATGCAGAAGGCCTCCAACCTGCGCAAACTCGTCGCCGTGGCCGACGAGTTTTCGCCGCGCCTGCCCGCCACGCTGGCGGACTTCGTCCGCTATCTCGACGATGTCCGCGACCGGGCGGTCCAGGAGGGCGACGCCAACCTCCAGACCGGGGGCGGCGACGCCGTGCTGGTGATGACGATCCACGCCTCCAAGGGGCTGGAGTTCCCGGTGGTGTTTCTCCCGGACCTGTGCCCCCAGAAAAGGGGGAAGAACGCGTCCGGTCCCCTGCACCTGCACCGGGACCTCGGCGCGGTGATGGGTGCCGGGGATCTGGAGGAAAAGGACGACGACACCGCCAAGCCCGTGCTGGTCCGGGCGATCCAGCTGGCCACCGGCCGCGGGGAGGACGAGGAGTCCGCGCGGCTGCTGTACGTCGCCATGACCCGCGCGCGGGACCACCTCGTGCTGTGCGGCCGCGGCGATGCGGGCGGGGACACCTGGTTCGGCCGCTTCAACGAGGCCTATTCGCTTGCCGACAGGAAGCACGGAAGTGAAATCGTGAAGGACGGCTGGAAAGCGGTGGTCCACCGCGAGATGCCCGCCCCCTGCGGTCCCGCACCACAGCCGGACCGGGGGGAAACGCCCGACCTGGACGCCCTGCGCCGCCGCATCGCGCCCTTTGCCGTCCCCGAACGCGCGGGCGCCACGGTCTCCGTGTCCGCCGTGCTCAACTGGATTCTGGGCGGCGAGGGCGGCGCGGAGAAAGACGCCGGGGACCACACGCGGGACACCGCCGGAGCCGAAACGCCCCCCGCCCCGCCGGACCAGGAATTCGCCATGGACCGGGGCACGGCGGTCCACCGGTTCTTCGAGCTGTGGGACTTCGCCGGGGACAACGCGGACCTGCCGGACCGTGTGCTGGACGAGAGCGACTTCGACCCGCAACAGCGGGAGGCGCTGCGCGCCCAACTGGCGCGCATGGCCGAACGCTTCCGGGAGGACCCGCTCCACGCGCGCCTCGCCGCCGACGCGGCGTTCCGCCGCGAACTGCCCTTCCTGCTTCCCTTCGAGGGGCACCTGATCCGGGGAACCATTGATGCCCTGCTCGGCGACAGCACAGTACTCGACTACAAGACCGGCGCGCCGAACGCGGAAAAGCTCGAGCGCTACGGCCTCCAACTGGCCCTCTACGCCGAGGCCGTGCGCCAGGTGACCGGCGCCGCGCCGGAAGAGGGCCTCCTCTACTTCGTGGACCGCGCCCTCATCGAACGCGTGCCCCTCGGCCCCGGGCCCATCGCCGCCGCCATGGAGCGCGTCCGTCAAGTCCTCCAAGAGCGCGGGCGGCGGAATTGATGGAGACGAGAAACAACACGAGTTCAAGTTCCGGTCAGTTCCTTTTGCGTATTATATACGTATGTTTTTTCGTAGTATGTATCATGGACGTGTGACTTTTTTTATAAGACCTATAGAGAGGTGAAATGGCAAGACAGAGACATCGAAAAAAAACGTTGCAGATGCGCGCACTTAGAGGTACAATCAGGTTAGCCAACGCAGGAGGATATGAAATGACCCGTTCCAGGAAAGATGATAGGATCGCTAGTCCGAAACAGACTCCCAGCGAGTCGAAGATAGAAGCCTTGCTTCGAGACGCCATGCGGTACCCTGGAGTGGCAGATATCTTTGAAATCTGCAAGACCGCGCAGGAAGCGCAAGAATCTTACGCTGTCATCGCTGGTTCGAATGAGGAGGCATCACCAACGGTAACTTGGTCTGACACAACACGGGGCCGCCTGTGCTCATATTAGGATAGGGAGAGAAACAATATGCCAACGTGGGGAGGTATCCTGAAGGAGCTCCATAAAGCCCAAGAGGAGCCAGGTGAAGGGTCTGCATGGGATCGGGTGCGAAGGAAATACCTGATCCAGATGGCTGAAAAGACAAAGCGCCCCGTCATATTGTACGCAACTCGGTTTCTTCAAGGGAGTTTGCCAATCGACCCGAATCTTCTTTCAATCACAGATGAAGACATACAAGGTTTAATGGAGGTTGTCCACGAGTTGGAAGGCCCAAGCCTCGACCTTATTCTTCATAGCCCTGGCGGCTCCTTGGAAGCGGCTGCGGCATTTGTCAGTTATCTTCGGTCAAAGTATGACGACATTCGAGTTGTAGTACCAATGATGGCAATGTCAGCTGCATGCATGATTGCATGTTGTTCAAACAAAATACTGATGGGAAAGCACTCTTTCTTGGGGCCTATCGATCCACAATTGGTTCTCTCCACATCACTTGGCGTGCGAATGGTACCCGCTCAGGCAATTTTGGATCAGTTTGACTTGGCGTTACTTCAGTGCAAACAGGATAAGAATGCTCTCGCAGCCTGGGCTCCTATGCTATCACAATACGGGCCAGATTTATTAGTGCAATGTCAAAATGCATCCCAACGATCCGAGCACCTCGTATGTAAGTGGTTACAGGAAAACATGTTCCAAGAAGAAGCCGATGCAAAAAAGAAATCTAAGCACATTGCTGAATGGCTTTCAGATCACAAGCAACACAAGAGCCACTCACGACATATAACGCGCGATGAATTAATAACAGAGGGCCTTTTTATCGAAAGGCTCGAAGATGATCAGGAGCTTCAAGATATCGTCTTATCTGTGTATCACGCTGTAACACATACATTCTCCATGACTAATACAATAAAGATCATCGAAAACAACAAAGGGAGGGCATTTGTAAAATCTGCTATTCCTCCGCCACCAAAAACATCCTCACCGTCAATAAATCCCCAAAGAAACATTCCTGTCTGACCTATCACAGTGTTCTGTTTTCGATTTCCAGAATTTCCTTGAGTAATCGTGACGCATGTGGTATTCGTGTCACTGTATATCCTCGCCGGTGAGGTAGTACCAGGTGGTGTCGAAGCGGAAAAGCACGACGCCGCCGAGGGCGCTGATCTTGTCCACGGCGGGGTGTTCGGCAAGCAGTTTCTTGAAGGCATCATCGCCCCGGGAAAGGTTGGTGACCTTCTCGCCCGCGTAGCCCCGTTCCATCCATCCGTCCGGGGTCTGGAGGAATACCTTGCCTTCGACCACGCGGCCCAGCGCCACGCCGGGGCCAAAGGATCCGCCCGTGTCCGTGGGCTGGGGCTTGGGAGTGGCGGGGGACTGCGCCGGGGCGGGCGGACGGTCCTGTCCCGTGGCGGG
This genomic interval carries:
- a CDS encoding UvrD-helicase domain-containing protein; translated protein: MNFTPEQEQAITGTARRICVSAGAGSGKTRILIERMLRLLDSPELWPEKRPRLDGIVALTFADKAAAEMKARLRRGFAEKAKTATGDARKFWRELVREADGARASTIHSFCASFLRENALRLGLSPDTGVLSDAENALLKERVVAEVLDELLEAGDAGAAALYVEYGGKRLKDALRSAIGQRTALRDIAARTPDNATPEALVEEWKRVAGAVFDRETLALASPAALGPALAELKALETCVLYENDGRAKRLQHAVALLERVLAPGAEPGIIREALAELGKAGDYSPKASDKKWTDRASYERANTLLNNLHKRFQKIALLDAEGDPQMELETARRTLDFLSIAERVIARFAERKAALECQDFDDQIDQTRRILAEDGELRARTARGIAFLLVDEFQDTDRAQLEIANLLCDTPGGPSLFIVGDAKQSIYLFRGAEVGVFRQAGTAADQRVALDTNFRSTPGVLEFINDFFRKTGLLAAVEDYGGMKTHRPAAGRSAVEFLLPPDTEEKTKAEEAHKTEAAFIAARIREMVHGPEPLTVGDPEDRQPVRYGNIALLFRRFTQVHHYEEALRAADIPYCLGAGRSFYTRQEVLDVLHLLQTACDPWNETALLCFLRGPFAALSDDTLARMAMADPRKGGLARVFHGGQTPTGFPGADRLARARELLRRVRELRGDPPGPALRRALELSGAEAVCLGQYQGMQKASNLRKLVAVADEFSPRLPATLADFVRYLDDVRDRAVQEGDANLQTGGGDAVLVMTIHASKGLEFPVVFLPDLCPQKRGKNASGPLHLHRDLGAVMGAGDLEEKDDDTAKPVLVRAIQLATGRGEDEESARLLYVAMTRARDHLVLCGRGDAGGDTWFGRFNEAYSLADRKHGSEIVKDGWKAVVHREMPAPCGPAPQPDRGETPDLDALRRRIAPFAVPERAGATVSVSAVLNWILGGEGGAEKDAGDHTRDTAGAETPPAPPDQEFAMDRGTAVHRFFELWDFAGDNADLPDRVLDESDFDPQQREALRAQLARMAERFREDPLHARLAADAAFRRELPFLLPFEGHLIRGTIDALLGDSTVLDYKTGAPNAEKLERYGLQLALYAEAVRQVTGAAPEEGLLYFVDRALIERVPLGPGPIAAAMERVRQVLQERGRRN
- a CDS encoding serine protease, which gives rise to MPTWGGILKELHKAQEEPGEGSAWDRVRRKYLIQMAEKTKRPVILYATRFLQGSLPIDPNLLSITDEDIQGLMEVVHELEGPSLDLILHSPGGSLEAAAAFVSYLRSKYDDIRVVVPMMAMSAACMIACCSNKILMGKHSFLGPIDPQLVLSTSLGVRMVPAQAILDQFDLALLQCKQDKNALAAWAPMLSQYGPDLLVQCQNASQRSEHLVCKWLQENMFQEEADAKKKSKHIAEWLSDHKQHKSHSRHITRDELITEGLFIERLEDDQELQDIVLSVYHAVTHTFSMTNTIKIIENNKGRAFVKSAIPPPPKTSSPSINPQRNIPV